The genomic DNA ACGATCAGTTGGTCCGAGACACAGGCCTAAGCAGGGAGCCCAAAGACACCGCTGATGTTTGACCTGTATATAATGGTCACTCTTCGCTATACCGCCCGGTTTTATGCCGTGCGGTTTTTTCTTAGGTTATTATAGTTTACAATAGATAGTATATGAATGAATTCGAAACAATTTCACGAGATGAGTTAAAAGAGAAGATCGATCACGAGAGTGACTTTGTACTTATCGATGTTCTTGGCGAGCACTCGTTTGAGCGAGCGCACATACCGGGAGCGATCTCAATAGATGCCCATGATGATAATTTTATTTCTGAGATCGAAGCAAAGGTCCCTAACAAGGAAAGTGAATTAGTTATCTACTGTGCAAGTTTTGCCTGTGGTCTGAGTACCGATGTCGCCCGTAAACTGATCGAGGCGGGGTACCATGCTGTCGTTGATTTTGAAGGAGGTTTGCGAGACTGGGCACGCGGGGG from Candidatus Paceibacterota bacterium includes the following:
- a CDS encoding rhodanese-like domain-containing protein, whose translation is MNEFETISRDELKEKIDHESDFVLIDVLGEHSFERAHIPGAISIDAHDDNFISEIEAKVPNKESELVIYCASFACGLSTDVARKLIEAGYHAVVDFEGGLRDWARGGYLFEGSDAEEVAEQLSKDSDQ